The following are from one region of the Rosistilla carotiformis genome:
- a CDS encoding sialidase family protein yields the protein MLQRFLISAGCLLSGLGLAHAAEKPNLPIVDIAKQTDRHVVIAEGTPKVYQGHPTTLLMPDGKTIFTVWCINHGGSAGPMAKSSDGGLTWSRIDDQLPAGFSTHQNCPSIYRLVGPDKKERLWVWSAALGKRGGPGMPSIMSEDGGATWKEMPPLGFPCVMTFSSVLQRKDGSYIGFFHKGPDGKDRTPLNVLQTVTNDGGLTWSEPRVVAAVEGKNPCEPFALRSPDGKQICVLMRENTHRGRSLMMFSDDEGETWSEPVDTSWGLTGDRHIGVQLEDGRWVFAFRDVAINSPTRGDFVAWVGTYDDIRNGRPGQYRIKLLQNYASNRLDCGYPGVELLPDGTIVATTYVKYAPGPEKHSVVSTRFKIAETDAMANDIKTSNNK from the coding sequence ATGCTCCAGCGATTCTTAATTTCTGCAGGCTGTCTTTTAAGCGGCCTTGGGCTCGCTCACGCCGCCGAAAAGCCCAACCTTCCGATCGTCGATATCGCCAAGCAAACCGACCGGCATGTCGTGATCGCAGAGGGAACACCCAAGGTCTACCAAGGCCATCCAACGACACTGTTGATGCCCGATGGAAAAACGATCTTCACGGTCTGGTGCATCAATCACGGCGGATCGGCGGGACCGATGGCCAAGAGCAGCGATGGAGGGCTGACCTGGTCGCGAATCGACGATCAATTGCCCGCTGGATTTTCGACCCATCAGAATTGCCCCAGCATCTACCGGTTGGTCGGTCCCGATAAAAAGGAACGGCTGTGGGTTTGGTCGGCAGCGCTCGGCAAACGAGGCGGTCCGGGAATGCCTAGCATCATGAGCGAAGATGGTGGGGCGACGTGGAAAGAGATGCCGCCACTTGGATTTCCCTGCGTGATGACATTCAGCAGCGTCTTGCAACGCAAAGACGGCAGCTACATTGGGTTTTTCCACAAGGGCCCCGACGGAAAGGATCGCACACCATTGAACGTTCTGCAGACCGTGACCAACGATGGTGGGCTCACATGGTCGGAACCACGCGTGGTTGCCGCGGTGGAAGGGAAGAACCCATGCGAACCGTTTGCGTTGCGATCGCCCGACGGAAAACAGATCTGCGTCCTGATGCGAGAGAACACCCACCGTGGCCGCAGTTTGATGATGTTCTCCGATGACGAAGGGGAAACGTGGAGCGAACCGGTCGACACATCGTGGGGCTTGACCGGCGATCGACACATCGGCGTTCAATTGGAAGATGGCCGCTGGGTGTTCGCGTTCCGCGACGTCGCGATCAACAGCCCCACCCGCGGCGACTTCGTCGCTTGGGTCGGAACCTACGATGACATCCGCAACGGCCGACCGGGACAATATCGGATCAAGCTGCTGCAGAACTACGCCTCCAACCGCCTCGATTGCGGTTATCCCGGCGTGGAACTTCTGCCCGACGGAACGATCGTCGCCACGACTTACGTCAAATATGCTCCCGGCCCCGAAAAGCATTCGGTCGTTTCGACTCGGTTCAAAATTGCCGAAACCGATGCGATGGCCAACGACATCAAGACTTCAAACAACAAGTAA
- a CDS encoding dihydrodipicolinate synthase family protein yields the protein MSLKTDPLQGLVAATFTPLAGDRTVDTAPIPAMVDRLVDDNVAGLYVLGSTGEGPSLTATERCTVAEAFVQSAAGRLPVIVQVGCESLSSARELAAHAQRIGADAVSAVSPVYFKPDCVETLVDSMAEIAAGAPNLPFYYYHIPAVTGVNCSMVDFLRLAADRIPTLRGIKFTSTNVFEFQSCLEFAGDRFQLLWGLDEMLLSGLGAGAQAAVGSTYNFAAPIYQRLLAAFAAGDLDEARRQQSLSQAIVRAFIPYGPRGAQKAIMSMIGHDCGPSRLPVATLTQSQRDALRNDLDAIGFFDAVGVDGLQAIGSTT from the coding sequence ATGTCGTTGAAAACCGATCCGTTGCAGGGCTTGGTCGCTGCAACCTTTACGCCGCTGGCCGGCGACCGAACGGTCGATACTGCCCCAATCCCCGCCATGGTCGATCGCTTAGTCGACGACAACGTCGCGGGGTTGTATGTGTTGGGCAGCACCGGCGAAGGTCCGTCGCTGACAGCAACGGAACGGTGCACCGTTGCCGAAGCGTTTGTGCAATCGGCCGCCGGTCGGTTGCCGGTGATCGTGCAGGTGGGGTGCGAAAGCTTGAGCAGCGCCCGGGAACTGGCAGCCCACGCCCAGCGGATCGGTGCCGACGCGGTCTCCGCCGTCAGTCCGGTCTACTTCAAACCCGATTGCGTGGAGACGCTTGTCGATTCGATGGCAGAGATCGCCGCGGGGGCCCCGAATCTGCCGTTCTATTACTACCACATCCCCGCGGTGACCGGCGTCAATTGCAGCATGGTCGACTTTTTGCGGCTGGCCGCCGATCGCATCCCGACGCTGCGTGGGATCAAATTCACGTCGACCAACGTGTTTGAATTCCAAAGCTGTTTGGAGTTTGCCGGCGACCGATTCCAGTTGCTGTGGGGATTGGATGAGATGTTGTTGAGCGGCCTCGGCGCCGGTGCGCAAGCCGCCGTCGGCAGCACCTACAACTTTGCCGCCCCGATCTACCAGCGTCTATTGGCCGCCTTTGCCGCGGGCGATTTGGACGAGGCCCGCCGCCAACAGTCGCTGTCCCAAGCAATCGTTCGAGCGTTCATCCCCTACGGACCACGAGGTGCTCAAAAGGCGATCATGTCGATGATCGGCCACGATTGCGGCCCCAGCCGGCTGCCCGTCGCCACGCTAACACAATCGCAACGCGATGCCTTGCGCAACGATCTCGATGCGATCGGCTTCTTCGATGCCGTGGGCGTCGATGGCTTGCAAGCGATCGGATCGACGACATGA
- a CDS encoding Kelch repeat-containing protein, whose protein sequence is MSVSLVSCRIIWLVSAMLFGTAAVCPGDESRTEGIALDWQPLPDLPDELGVAGPFAGVHNDALIVAGGANFPLPVWETDKIWHDRIHVLVRSGEQLQWIDGGTLPRPIAYGATMSTSDGIVCIGGNDAENIFDDVFVLRWNAETRKVERHEYPKLPRPCVYAQAALIGDVIYLAGGQTGSGLDSAMDNLWSLDLSARDDPQRFQWREHPACPGGRRAFNLTVAQHNGQEDCLYVISGRRDGAEGIEFLDDVWEFAPTTQTWRKRRSAPRCVMAGTATGSGKRQVLVLGGADGTLFDRSDALRDAHPGFPRQALAYDTISDMWSSAGTMPQNQVTTAAVRWNDQIMLPSGEVRPRVRTPKVWSITARPKR, encoded by the coding sequence ATGAGCGTTTCCCTGGTCTCCTGTCGAATCATCTGGCTCGTGAGCGCCATGCTCTTTGGCACTGCGGCGGTTTGCCCTGGTGATGAATCCCGCACCGAAGGCATTGCGCTCGACTGGCAACCGCTTCCCGATCTGCCAGACGAACTGGGGGTTGCGGGCCCGTTTGCCGGAGTCCACAACGACGCGCTGATCGTCGCTGGCGGCGCGAACTTTCCGCTGCCGGTTTGGGAGACCGACAAAATCTGGCACGACCGGATTCATGTGCTGGTCCGTTCGGGCGAGCAGTTGCAGTGGATCGATGGCGGCACGCTACCCCGACCGATCGCTTACGGAGCAACCATGTCGACCTCCGACGGCATCGTCTGTATTGGCGGCAACGATGCGGAGAATATCTTCGACGATGTGTTTGTGTTGCGCTGGAATGCGGAGACTCGAAAGGTCGAGCGACACGAATATCCCAAGCTTCCTCGCCCCTGTGTTTATGCTCAGGCGGCACTTATCGGCGACGTGATCTATCTCGCCGGGGGACAGACCGGAAGCGGGCTCGATTCGGCGATGGACAATCTATGGTCGCTCGATCTGTCCGCGCGCGATGATCCCCAGCGGTTTCAGTGGCGGGAACATCCGGCGTGTCCCGGCGGCCGTCGCGCGTTCAACTTGACCGTAGCCCAACACAACGGGCAAGAGGATTGTCTGTATGTGATCAGCGGTCGTCGCGATGGGGCAGAGGGAATCGAATTCCTGGACGATGTTTGGGAATTCGCGCCTACGACGCAGACCTGGAGAAAACGCCGTTCCGCGCCACGATGCGTGATGGCGGGGACCGCGACCGGATCGGGGAAGCGCCAAGTGCTGGTGCTCGGCGGCGCTGACGGAACGCTTTTCGATCGCTCCGACGCGCTTCGGGACGCCCACCCAGGTTTCCCGCGACAAGCTCTGGCGTACGACACCATCTCCGATATGTGGAGCTCCGCCGGCACGATGCCACAGAACCAGGTTACAACGGCGGCGGTGCGGTGGAACGACCAGATCATGCTCCCCAGCGGCGAGGTCCGGCCAAGGGTGAGGACGCCGAAGGTCTGGAGCATCACGGCGCGGCCCAAACGCTAA
- a CDS encoding MlaD family protein, producing MDDRRLEFGVGVLVLAAIGVAIILMFIFGAYPVLLKKEYPITANFPTVAGIDVDTPVVKYGYPIGRVTKIQLGADGVDVMMMIDAKYPIHKNEIPRIGSQRLVTGEARIEFVKANEKQLLELFDGKVNNPPDGILQPMETAFAQEYVPEDGYYVRVTDGVSSDPFAVLMSLEGEFRGTLKSIEDAGKSVDSLASQLESNVKTLFKGDGTQVHQIAQQTSQTLEQVRKTAAEVESILQDTQMKEKLKASLDRFPVLLDDAQETMHVAQRAIQSFENVGDSVNDTVKSVDRTVRNIERFTTPLADNSDELVENVMRSLNNLDQVLVQVAYFTEQLNEGDGTIKRLIEDDELYWQVRRIAGNIENLTARVRPIVDDARVFADKIARDPGTLGVRGALNRRPQGAGLK from the coding sequence ATGGACGATCGCAGACTTGAATTCGGCGTTGGCGTATTGGTGCTGGCGGCTATCGGAGTCGCCATCATCTTGATGTTCATCTTCGGTGCCTATCCGGTGCTGTTGAAAAAGGAATATCCGATCACCGCGAACTTCCCCACCGTCGCCGGGATCGATGTCGACACGCCTGTCGTGAAGTATGGCTACCCGATCGGCCGCGTCACCAAAATCCAGCTCGGCGCCGACGGGGTCGACGTGATGATGATGATCGACGCCAAATATCCGATCCACAAAAACGAGATCCCACGGATCGGTTCGCAGCGTCTGGTGACTGGAGAAGCGCGGATCGAGTTTGTCAAAGCCAACGAGAAGCAGTTGTTGGAACTGTTTGATGGCAAGGTGAACAACCCGCCCGACGGGATCTTGCAGCCGATGGAAACTGCGTTCGCACAAGAGTATGTTCCCGAGGATGGTTATTACGTGCGTGTGACCGACGGGGTTTCATCGGATCCGTTTGCGGTGCTGATGAGTCTCGAAGGGGAGTTTCGCGGCACGCTGAAGTCGATCGAAGACGCGGGCAAGTCGGTCGACTCATTGGCTTCGCAATTGGAATCGAACGTCAAAACGCTCTTCAAGGGAGACGGTACGCAGGTCCATCAGATCGCGCAACAGACCTCGCAGACGTTGGAGCAGGTCCGTAAGACGGCGGCGGAAGTCGAATCGATCCTACAAGACACGCAGATGAAAGAGAAGTTGAAGGCGTCGTTGGATCGCTTTCCCGTCCTGCTCGATGATGCGCAAGAGACGATGCATGTCGCTCAACGAGCGATCCAAAGCTTCGAGAACGTCGGCGACTCGGTGAACGATACGGTCAAGTCGGTCGACCGCACGGTTCGTAACATCGAACGCTTCACCACGCCGCTGGCGGACAACTCCGACGAATTGGTCGAAAACGTGATGCGAAGTCTCAACAACCTGGATCAGGTGTTGGTGCAAGTCGCTTACTTTACCGAGCAGCTGAACGAAGGGGACGGCACGATCAAACGCTTGATCGAAGACGACGAACTCTACTGGCAGGTCCGCCGGATCGCCGGCAATATCGAAAACTTGACGGCTCGGGTCCGCCCGATCGTCGACGACGCTCGCGTCTTCGCCGACAAGATCGCTCGCGATCCCGGCACCCTCGGAGTCCGCGGTGCACTCAACCGACGTCCACAAGGAGCGGGCCTGAAGTAA
- a CDS encoding ABC transporter ATP-binding protein gives MESTTETIEIPSEPPESHFLLDAQDLHVQMSGHHVLKRINLKIPRGETLALIGESGCGKTVLMKTLIGLIRPSRGIVRFDGQNIATMNPTQTVEFRKKIGFVFQNAALFDSMTVGQNVAFPLRQHGAVEADEVEPLVLQALADVGLPDDIVRRRPAQLSGGMRKRVGIARALILQPDLVLYDEPTTGLDPIVSDVINELMLGVRRKYPVTSIIVTHDMNTARKVADRVIMLYPRRRLQDNESQVLFDGPPTSLENFEDRRVRQFVRGEAGERLMEMRQRSDALRESLIEDSDDDSETTPIE, from the coding sequence ATGGAATCGACGACCGAGACAATCGAAATCCCGAGCGAACCGCCGGAGTCCCATTTTCTGCTCGACGCCCAGGATCTGCACGTCCAAATGTCGGGGCATCACGTCCTCAAACGGATCAACCTGAAGATCCCGCGAGGCGAGACGTTGGCCTTGATCGGCGAGAGCGGATGCGGCAAGACGGTTCTGATGAAGACATTGATCGGCTTGATTCGACCGTCTCGCGGGATCGTCCGTTTCGACGGGCAGAACATCGCCACGATGAATCCTACGCAAACGGTCGAGTTCCGTAAAAAGATCGGTTTCGTTTTCCAGAACGCCGCGCTGTTCGACAGCATGACCGTCGGTCAAAACGTCGCCTTTCCGCTTCGGCAACATGGTGCGGTCGAAGCCGACGAGGTCGAACCGTTGGTCCTGCAGGCGCTTGCCGATGTGGGACTTCCGGATGACATCGTTCGCCGCCGACCAGCTCAGCTGTCCGGCGGAATGCGGAAACGTGTGGGCATCGCGCGGGCCTTGATCCTGCAGCCCGATTTGGTGCTGTATGACGAACCGACAACCGGTTTGGATCCGATCGTGAGCGATGTGATCAACGAATTGATGCTCGGCGTGCGGCGCAAATATCCGGTGACAAGCATCATCGTGACGCACGATATGAACACAGCCCGCAAGGTGGCCGATCGCGTGATCATGCTCTATCCGCGGCGTCGCCTGCAAGACAATGAATCGCAGGTCCTCTTCGACGGTCCCCCGACATCGCTCGAGAATTTTGAAGATCGACGCGTTCGCCAGTTTGTTCGCGGCGAGGCGGGCGAGCGATTGATGGAGATGCGGCAGCGGAGCGACGCGCTTCGCGAATCGCTGATCGAGGATAGCGATGACGACAGCGAAACGACCCCAATCGAATAA